actttttgatatttgaaaacatttttaaaataatttggaaatcatgttaatagttgctgttattaatgttactgtagtatgaagcagagcaggactgagtgttgtggagctgagcaaggctgctggagcgattgttacacaaacacacggctcgtgaatagcgggacttttattatgaagggacaagtcaccggcgccatttccgcttttctggtcatgaatatgggtaacacagctctgtttatcatattagtgtgtttaaaattatcaggggtggtaagtaatcaagtaaaaatactttgatactttacttaagtatttttttcggggatctgtactttacttcagtatattttatttgcatctacttttactcttactccactacaatattaaaggcaaagtttactttttactccaatacatttccccatgcccgctctaagtattaagtatttattacacttgatttccaaaccggtctggtcggtcatggatgatccagtcgggtatagacttggaaaagctgacaagtcaggtttgccacactaacgttagctcagtgtttccccaacttttttattttgcggcacacaatttactatgaaaacatcgataacattttacaatacaggtgcactattataattcatgcctaactaatgcacagataatcatgagttaatgtattactaataaagaactaaaccatttattaatgattactgcatcagcaactaatgaacattctctatgattaatagattaagtaatgtatgaattgctattaattaaatatgacatcattaattccctaataacatattacattaattaataatgtaaattcatgcattccgactctcaggtgtctgtttaattaatcattaatcataacaattggcagaattatagtatgactttacttgttgaggcacatgactattaactaattgttacgtaatatgtcattgtggttatggcttttgaattaattttgaattagttaatagtatcttgctcctcatctgttttatggagctaatgttatggaacatgtctattttaagtttaacccctatactgcgttaaggtgcttcattgtctcctattaattgcaaatctaacaaattcttaattgcagtatctaatcttatcatttgttcaattaaagcattgcatatccgtcccaaaagattttatctgcttaattattgatatttacagttaatttgaatatttactttttactttcggtacttgggtacttgagtacgttttaaatctgatacttttgtacttttactctaatgatgtttgaatggaggactttctacttttactggagtatttttttatttaggtatatatactttcactcgagtataacttttgagtcCTTTTACCACCTCTGAAAATTATGACGTTACTCAGTGGGTTCGTTCCGCTGCTGCTATGACACTAGtcgcacactgctaagagtaaaccAAGGAAACCGAGggaaacgcagatatgatgcaattgacaggcgactccctcagatgtcccggttccctggttaaaatagcaattttctcaaaatgtacaaatatttggaaacatttgggatagtgtcaactgaacaaaatatataacactggcctggtggttatggatattttactgcaaaaatcctacatagtgcacctttaatgtgaaTGTAACAGTTTACCATCAACATAGGTACACATtaacactttttttgtttagtttatgaTCTAAATCACCTTTTGACCCTGTGAGGAAAGGCCTGAGTCTCCACCGATTCGTCCCAGCAGGTTGAGCTCACTTTCTCCATGGCGGCTCAGATAGATGGATCGTGGAGTGACGTGGATGTTCATGAGGTAATACACAATACGACTCTGAATGTGATCCTGGACCCGGTTTACTAGGTACCTGGATCCCACATTAAAAATCTTAATGAAGGAGAGGTGCCTATGAAACAGAGGGAAGGAAGTAATAAAGTCAGTCAAAAGAGAACAAGAAgaaatatttgtaattatatATCGTTTGTAATCATTGGAAGTTACGTACAATAACATTGTATTAAATTAAAGACTTTGGCAGCAGTGTATACCTGTCCTTTTCCTCATCCAAGGAGATATAAGACATTTTGTAGCAATCAATACGCTTTAGAAAGTCCACCAGTGCTTCCTCTTTGTCGTAGTTTTCATAATCTGGACTGCTTAATTTTACTTGCTGTCAAAATACATCCAATAAAACAAACATGCAAATAAAATTGATAATAtactattaaaaacatttgagtAGTTTTGCATTATGAatagtttaataaaaacaatcttACCATTATATTTGCCTCAATGATTTCTGGGTCATCACAAATCGACTCAATGAAAAACACCTGgacataaacattttttaaatgtcaggTTCTAAAAACGACATAATTTTAGAAAATATTAGTGAGATAATAGTGGAAATGGAAATTAATAGgtgcactctcagaaaaaaaaagtggggGTACCATTTTTTCCCCTTGGGGAACAAAGTGTATAACTGTATTTTGGTCATAATTATATCATTGGTTTCCTCTTAGGTACAAAAATACACCCttaagggtaccaccccagtgacagccaCTTGTATATTAAAAGGTACAATGTTGTACTTTTTGAGTGTGTGAAACATCATCCGTGAAACTGTCCATGACCTTTCTAATAAAACATCTATTTTGTAATCCAAATATATACTTCATTGACTTCCGTTCAAACAGAATGGACTCATTTCACCTTCGGGACCCTGACACATTTTTAAGAGGCCCCACTTGGCAATAGCTCTGGTTTAAGcattttacattaataattgtCTTAATTTATATAACAGTCTTTATCAAACATATAGTTAAAGCTACTGTTTTGAAATATCACACAAatcattgcattgaatacaatGTGAAAAAGAGGATGACTTTCATAAAGCAGGCTGCTGAATGAAAGAAACCCTGCTGCACCTGCCTTATAGCCCTTCTCTTTTGCAAAACTGATGATGACCCCTCTTCTGTCCCTTGTGGTATTGGTAGCATCAAATACCTGTGAAGAGTATTTGTCAGAGACTGATTCGCAAGAATGTGTTGACTCCTCAATAACAGTGTGGATAATTCCAATTGTACTGGGAGATTAATAGATTAGACAGACAGCAGAACTGTTATCCATTACATTCTTGACTCACTGCTACTTGTCCCTGTCCCTTTGCGAAGTAATTGGCAATGTCCTTAAGAGCACTTGAGGCGCACGCTCTGAAGAGAGATACAAAAGACAAATTCAGTTCAACCAGTATTTTAAAGTTatataatcattttaaatgtattttacctGCGAATTTTCATAGCCTCCTCATTGTccggacaaaaaaactcatagTTCTTGTATGTCTGCACAACCTCCCTTCGATACTGACCTAAATTAAAGACTTTGCGTACAACAGCACAAGAAAAATAGTTTGTTAGCAAATAATtcatatttacacacacacacacaaattatgcTAACACATATCAGCAAATATAAACAATGCTTGACATTAAGAGCTGAAAACTTACCTGATATACACACTCACCTTGAGTTGGGACTCCAATCCAATTTAGGTAGCGGGTTAACTTTTTGGAGATGTAGGTCTTTCCCCTGGCTGGCAGTCCAACCATCACAATCATTGTAGGACAGTTTGTAAACTGGGGTCTTGAAGCTGTGGACCAGTAGAAAACACTGACTTTAAAGTATGTCAATATAAAATCTATTTGATAGCCAAAATGAAGAATGAAAGAGTTGCAAGAAGAGGACTGGTATGTTACTTATGGCAACATTAAAATACCATACAGGAACCCATTAAATTCTGCACTGAAATCTGTACATCTTCATCATCCGAATGTCGTTCATTCTATACTGATTTGCACTGAAACAGCAGGATTAATCAAATGACTTGGATGGCAGAGAGAGGCTGAATGTATACAAACTAGGCCTACTGAAAGAACATCCCACAGCCACCAAGGAATCACACAACGCTTGAAGCCAACGCCAGCACTTAATATTCTTTTTCATTCCATCGCTACAACAGAAGAAACAAAGCTTTCAAGAACACAACTTGCTGCTTGTGCAGCTTCAAGACGCGATGTGATTGATGTAGACAAAGAAAGCAGGCAGGGCTGAAGTTCACAACAACCGGGTTGATCATCTACAAAAGGTTACATTAACAATTTTAGAGGAGAGAGAAAAGGCAAgtgaaaaagaaaatgaaagtCAGGTGAATTAAGATATCCCCTCACTTACAGCCTCTCCTCTGGCTTAGTGAACTGCTCATTCCTGGCACCCATATCTTGAGTAGAGGTGTCTGCGTGAGCTCCTTCTGTTTAGAGGACATGCCGTTGGCCCCTGCGTTGCTGACTGTGTGTTTAACTAAGAACACATGGCTGGGTTCCCATCAACCCTGTTCCTGCTCAGGTCACCTGACTGAGGCGGGACGAGTTGGGAGGAGAGACAGGTTTGGCACGGTGAAGAGACAGAATCCTGGCTGCCATTGGTAATTGACTTAATTACCCCTTCAAGGCTTTGATTCAGTCACTTTTGGCTTCATGACAAAAATGATACCCAttcctaaataaaaataaaacattttgttcagATAGGttgctttatatattttttatatatcagTCGCTGTCTTATATTGTCTATATATTGTCTTCATTTGCAAAGTTCTCTTGTAAAACAaaattagtaaaaaataaaataaaataaaaaacctattgcatattatacatacactgatcaggcataactttATGACCACttacaggtgaagtgaataacactgattatctcgtCATCACGGCACCTGATAGTTTGGTGGGGTATATTAGGCAGTAAGTGGACATTTtgccctcaaagttgatgtgttagaagcggGAAAATTGGTCATACATTAGGCTAGACGAATGGGTCAGTGCACctctaaaactgcagctcttgtggggtgttcctggtctgcagtggtcagtatctatcaaaagtgctcaaaggaaggaacagtggtgaaccggtgacatggtcatggctcattgatgcacgtggggagcgaaggctggcctgtgagGTTCagtcaaacagacgagctactgtagctcagattgCGCAAgatgttaatgctggttctgataggtGTCAGAAAACACcgttcatttcattttttgcatacactctaaaaagtgctgcatgggttaaaaacaacccaagttgggttgaaaatggacaaacccagaaattgggttgtttgaatgggtccatatactgggttcaaacaacccaatttctgggtttgtccattttcaacccaacttgtttttttttttaacccagcacttCTTAGAGTGTAGGGGCTGCATAGCTGCTGACCAGTCCCCATTCTGACCCCTCTCCACCGCCAAAAGTGCCAACAGCATGTGCGCATCAGAACTAAACCACGGatcaatggaagaaggtggcctggtctgatgaatcacattttcttttacatcacgtggatggctgggtgtttgtgcgtcgcttacctgggaaacacttggcaccaggatgcactatgggaagaaggcaagctggcggaggcagtgtgatgctttgggctgCCTAAGTATTATTAAAGACCATGTACCCtagaaacagtattccctggtggctgtggcatctttcaaaagggggaccaacacaatattaggaaggtggtcataatgctaTGACTGATTGATGTAGAAATGTCTTATATAACTAGCTATAACTTTATACTTGGTTTTGATCTTATGACCCATTTACCATCACTCAACTGTGGCACAATGAGGCCTAGTTCCAAAGCAGCTTTATCAGGATGTGGTAAATAAGATTAGCAAGACTGCAGACAGTCTTATCCATTTAAGGGTCAGGTCTAATTCTGCATGTTCCTGATTTCAGTTCCCTGATGTGCCATTTATTATCATGGCCTTATTAATGTAACATCTCGACTGTAGGCAGCCTGCTGTAAAGATAATGTAAGACAGGGCTGCTCGCTGCTCTAATGTAGTGACAATTTTGTGTGGTGCAGCACAAAGACAGGATGTTGTGATTGCTCTTCAGATGTGGTTGGAGATGCATAAGTCATTGTTATGTATGCGTTACGTTTATTGGTGTATAGTTGTTGGTGTGCCTTTGTGTGTTCCTCTTCTTTCTCGTTTCTGCTATCCTGCTGTAATCACTCACAGGTGGAGTTCCTAGTGAGTGTCCAGATTGGTGACAGGAGTGAATGCCGCTGTATTTAAACtataccagcagccatatcaccctgtagcccaagactggtttcccactgaagctaagcagggttgagTCTgatcagtacctggatgggagaccaactgggaaaaccaggttactgctggtagaggtgttagtgaggccagcagggggtgctcatcctgtggtctgtgtgggtcctaacgccccagtatagtgatggggacactgtactgtcaaagagcaccgtccttcagatgagacgttaaaccgaggtcctgactctgtggtcgttaaaaatcccaggatgtccttcgataaagagttggggtgtaaccccggcatcctggccaaatttgcccattggcccctgtccatcatgtcctcctaataatccccttctcctgattggcttactcactcggtctcctctcctccaatcagctggtgtgtggtgagcgttctggcgcaatatggctgccgtcgcatcatccaggtggatgctgcacattggtggagGTTGAGGAGATTGCCCcttatgtaaagcgctttgagtgcctagaaaagcgctatataaatgtaatgaattattattttataatttttttatacctGAACCGTGGATTTACGCCCCTCATTTGATGTCccaaatttacattttattctgagactggattaaattaatataatttcaagaaaaaCGGCAGCAAAAATGTGGTGTTTTTACTGTGAACTCAAACAAAACTTCTCAGAGTTGGGATTTTTTTCTTTAGAAAGTTATGCTGTTctccaggcaggtttttgagcccGTAAGTCACGACTTCAAACTACGACTCACGACTTTGTAGCATTCCAGGCAAAGTCAGGCCAAGCTGCCTGAGGACAAGGAAATTCCGgtagctagatgtaaacaaagcatgcCAGACCGTAGGCGGCTTATGCTCATTTACTATCATTCTATCGCCATGCCGGACCGTAGGgggcttatgctcatttacTATCATTCTATCGCCATGCCAGACCGTAGGCGGCTTATGCTCATTTACTATCATTCTATCGCCAAAGGTGCTTTCTccttgcttatttgagggaaaaGGATAAGTGAAAAAAACAGTAGGCTAcataaggcaagagaagctgtagttgtatatttgtaaatattttgtattaatttattgttGCACTCAATAAACTGAAAACTAGCTAGAAAACGCTAGAAAAGCTGCTgataatgcataacatttgcAGATAAATAATGCTAGAGTATTAAAATATAGGTATTAAaataccttattttaataaacgatTTGGTTTTTAATGTGTAGCTGCCATTGTTTCGCGGGCTATATGGCGTCAGAACTCATGACTGGGTTCCAGTGCACTTTCTTGGGtagaaggttggaaaaacacGGGTTACAGGTTGCCTGGAACGCTGATTTAGACTTGGTTGGTTTAGACTCTACATGTAACAATCCCTcagcaagttatagccatttataATAGCTAATATTATTCTAGGTGTTTCCTTTATGACAGAGACAGCCACCCACAGCTAAAAATATC
This region of Pseudorasbora parva isolate DD20220531a chromosome 6, ASM2467924v1, whole genome shotgun sequence genomic DNA includes:
- the pfkfb1 gene encoding 6-phosphofructo-2-kinase/fructose-2,6-bisphosphatase 1 isoform X2 — its product is MMDAFPKDFFRRTRCDSAASRPQFTNCPTMIVMVGLPARGKTYISKKLTRYLNWIGVPTQVFNLGQYRREVVQTYKNYEFFCPDNEEAMKIRRACASSALKDIANYFAKGQGQVAVFDATNTTRDRRGVIISFAKEKGYKVFFIESICDDPEIIEANIMQVKLSSPDYENYDKEEALVDFLKRIDCYKMSYISLDEEKDRHLSFIKIFNVGSRYLVNRVQDHIQSRIVYYLMNIHVTPRSIYLSRHGESELNLLGRIGGDSGLSSQGQKYARALSEFIRGQSIKDLKVWTSHMRRTIQTAEALGVPYEQWKALNEIDAGVCEEMTYEEIQATHPEEFALRDQDKYRYRYPKGESYEDLVHRLEPVIMELERQENVLVICHQAVMRCLLAYFLDKSADDLPYLKCPLHTVLKLTPLAYGCKVESFYLNIQAVNTHRDKPTNVNIARKPEEALRTVPEHL
- the pfkfb1 gene encoding 6-phosphofructo-2-kinase/fructose-2,6-bisphosphatase 1 isoform X1 → MSSKQKELTQTPLLKIWVPGMSSSLSQRRGSSRPQFTNCPTMIVMVGLPARGKTYISKKLTRYLNWIGVPTQVFNLGQYRREVVQTYKNYEFFCPDNEEAMKIRRACASSALKDIANYFAKGQGQVAVFDATNTTRDRRGVIISFAKEKGYKVFFIESICDDPEIIEANIMQVKLSSPDYENYDKEEALVDFLKRIDCYKMSYISLDEEKDRHLSFIKIFNVGSRYLVNRVQDHIQSRIVYYLMNIHVTPRSIYLSRHGESELNLLGRIGGDSGLSSQGQKYARALSEFIRGQSIKDLKVWTSHMRRTIQTAEALGVPYEQWKALNEIDAGVCEEMTYEEIQATHPEEFALRDQDKYRYRYPKGESYEDLVHRLEPVIMELERQENVLVICHQAVMRCLLAYFLDKSADDLPYLKCPLHTVLKLTPLAYGCKVESFYLNIQAVNTHRDKPTNVNIARKPEEALRTVPEHL